The following proteins come from a genomic window of Athalia rosae chromosome 1, iyAthRosa1.1, whole genome shotgun sequence:
- the LOC105691609 gene encoding dedicator of cytokinesis protein 3 isoform X1 — translation MWTTTKTTKYGVALYNWRGDTRYGLPLEIGETVQILEECAGWFRGFSTKNRAVKGIFPSSYVQLKPCKIDNEGLFESVIPLEDPVVREVTLVLREWGGIWKRLYVERETYKFNTLRKVMYELLDWRRQLLGGTLPSDQTRELKLRIINKVDWGNRKLGLDLVPRQGSHMVDPDTMSVIELYHVHVQSAENSQGASARGTLRRKEHKKVLTHHLYFSLRDFGHTIGEDVEIYFSLYDAKHAQYLSERFLVRISKEGFSNYVEKLLSNCTIFTDLGNADLSKDLYMVAHVMRCGRMLYSDSGKNKACTTVYRRPHGVAVLSLAEATQDHSGEESEITFKVYQGEEKEFHQLHEQIIRNNKCSPLTGQPNYGIVASLRVLHGELSQVREEHPLLFKNICLTKKLGFSDVIMPGDVRNDLYLRLERGEFERGGKSTAKNIEVTILVLDGDGQPLEGCLFGAAGMDGSSEYQSLVIYHYNSPSWAETVRLAVPIDKFYGSHVRLEFRHCSTREKNDKKLFGFAFVRLMEHGGATLQDGQHELYIYKCEDRTKLDSLSYLALPSSGREPSPTGPLSFTRSQKEAVFVHSLLCSTKLTQNVDLLSLLQWKEHPEKISEALGRVLRLGGEELVKFLQDILDALFSMFHTEDGNSTAHSGLVFQVLVSIFSLLEDPKFEHFKPVMDAYISGHFAAALVYKGLLSSVQHCADWVTAAEKQEPIMKCFRSLEYIFKFIIQSRLLFSRATAGQYEDSFKRDLYCVFAALNKMLSISCDVVLLSQVALLLSISAVFEQLTAVLPVLEVARLTCQMLDSLPRELPPQLMQAKLSAIKNLVTSQLFQDDESRNLLLTTICRHLRVHLNRREELRSCTDILGELLSFLHKRAHDTNKVNNCIHHDVETLSLSILDSLIQTILIIIDSNSPNLGCLVGCLIGLLQLLDEYHYSRLWEELTHGGERKPLKDFLLRVFVVFRDLVRQEVFPPDWLVIRMQANNIILRSLQELAQPLAFRFLHGSFDSQLWLTYFNLAVAYLTQPSLQLEQFSEVKREKIVEKYGDMRVLMGFQILSMWSHLGERKLDFIPGMVGPFLEVTLVPESELRKATLHIFFDMMECEQRARGSFKSVESELIDKLDILISENKGDDEYRQLFNTMEHLSAVLLDRVQSEDPTWKDSGTAFITSVTRLLERLLDYRSVIQGDENRDKRMSCTVNLLNFYKNEFNRKEMYLRYIYKLHDLHLAAENYTEAGFTMKLYADQLGWGATTLPPDHAHPQQPEWQRKELLYHEIIHYFDRGKCWEKGIPLCKELAMLYESRLFDYAKLSHILRTQARFLDNILTQLRPEPEYFRVGFYGLSFPLFVRNKLFIYRGLEYERIGAFTQRLQTEFPSAQILMKNSPPDESIISSEGQYIQICNVKPIPEEGSLGYGMSEVPERIVAFYLVNDVRKFTFDRPLHRGPVDRENEFKSLWIERTLLTTEAKLPGILRWFEVIEKRSELLAPVQFACETMQTVERELRRLVAQYTAEPHRNINPFSMRLQGIIDANVMGGITKYQEAFLIPEFSRQNPDAISHVNRLRSLILDQMSVLESGLLLHGQLAPAGVQPLHKRLIERFTQLKQGLGPLARQRTVHQDSIINSPLPPLPTNEKQRPATLETAGSRISHTDSEGQLEDEGFYTRVDGAPPPIPQREVRPRSVGYGSTPPRPTHQRTLSKPISPKLPLRHSLPTPTDGGDQTNMRSSWSEPGPEPAPPLPPRGCTPDKREPNTSSVGPPAPPKRLGHKRATEWSTDDDTEQQSDSNDLRDSGISTASLSDLQSHLTNLNNLSYEDFEPRARCNDVMNISPPTVINALNVSLTNFSNSTFQSSHTFQNSFQEVSPPPIPPKAHQDVPSTPSTLERATARSQISGHTENYTVPKLQPLSVASDTESSV, via the exons ATGTGGACGACAACAAAGACGACTAAGTACGGCGTTG CCCTCTATAACTGGCGAGGGGACACCCGTTATGGACTGCCATTGGAAATCGGAGAGACCGTCCAGATATTGGAGGAATGTGCTG gatGGTTCAGAGGATTCTCCACCAAAAATCGCGCAGTGAAGGGCATTTTCCCTAGTTCTTACGTTCAGTTGAAGCCCTGCAAAATCGACAATGAGGGACTCTTTGAATCAGTTATACCCCTGGAAGATCCTGTCGTCCGAGAAGTTACACTTGTACTCAGGGAATGGGGGGGAATATGGAAAAGGCTCTACGTG GAAAGAGAGACCTACAAATTCAACACCCTGCGAAAAGTGATGTATGAATTGCTGGATTGGAGGAGGCAATTGTTGGGTGGTACATTGCCCAGCGACCAAACGCGTGAGCTGAAATTGCGGATCATCAACAAGGTTGACTGGGGTAATCG GAAGCTCGGCTTGGACCTTGTACCTCGACAAGGGTCACACATGGTAGATCCAGATACGATGTCTGTCATCGAATTATACCACGTG CATGTCCAAAGTGCTGAGAATTCGCAGGGTGCTTCGGCCCGGGGAACCTTGAGACGTAAAGAGCACAAAAAAGTTTTAACTCATCATCTGTACTTCAGTTTGAGAGATTTCGGTCATACGATCGGAGAAGATGttgagatttatttttccttgtaTGACGCAAAGCACGCGCAATACCTAagtgaaagatttttagtgAGAATATCGAAAGAGGGATTTTCTAATTATGTAGAAAAACTGCTGAGTAATTGCacaattttcaccgatttGGGTAATGCTGATCTTAGCAAAGATCTGTACATGGTGGCTCATGTGATGAGATGTGGAAGAATGCTGTATTCTGACtcaggaaaaaataaagcttGCACCACCGTTTATCGTAGACCTCATGGTGTCGCTGTTCTTTCTTTGGCGGAAGCCACACAAGATCACAGCGGCGAGGAATCAGAAATTACTTTTAAG GTCTACCaaggagaggaaaaggaaTTCCATCAATTACACGAGCAAATAATTCGGAACAATAAATGTTCCCCCCTCACGGGACAACCCAACTATGGGATCGTAGCGTCCTTGCGTGTTTTACATGGAGAGTTGTCTCAAGTTCGCGAAGAACATCCATTGTTGTTCAAAAATATCTGTCTGACAAAAAAGCTTGGCTTCTCTGATGTTATAATGCCGGGAGATGTGCGGAACGACCTATATCTGAGATTAGAACGAGGAGAATTCGAGCGTGGAGGAAAATCCACCGCAAAAAATATCGAG GTGACCATATTAGTGTTGGATGGTGACGGACAACCTTTAGAGGGTTGCTTGTTTGGTGCAGCTGGTATGGATGGAAGTTCCGAATACCAAAGCTTAGTGATTTATCATTACAACAGTCCATCGTGGGCAGAGACTGTGAGGCTTGCGGTTCctattgataaattttatggCAGCCATGTACGTTTGGAGTTCAGGCACTGTTCGA CCCGAGaaaagaatgacaaaaaattattcggattCGCTTTTGTCCGTTTAATGGAACACGGAGGTGCTACTTTACAAGACGGACAGCACGAGCTCTACATATACAAATGTGAAGATCGTACTAAGCTCGATAGTCTAAGTTACTTGGCCTTGCCTAGTAGCGGGCGAGAGCCCAGTCCTACGG GGCCGTTGTCATTCACGAGATCACAAAAAGAGGCTGTATTCGTACATTCTCTACTCTGCAGTACAAAATTGACGCAAAATGTAGATTTATTGAGTCTTTTACAATGGAAAGAACATCcagagaaaatttccgaagcaTTGGGACGTGTTTTAAGACTGGGAGGCGAGGAATTGGTTAAATTCCTGCAAGATATTCTAGACGCCTTATTCTCCATGTTCCACACAGAAGATGGAAACTCTACGGCTCACTCAGGCCTCGTATTTCAAGTCCTAGTTTCAATATTTAGTTTACTAGAAGATCCAAAGTTTGAGCACTTCAAACCTGTAATGGATGCTTACATATCTGGCCACTTTGCCGCCGCCCTGGTTTACAAAGGCCTATTAAGCAGTGTCCAGCACTGCGCGGACTGGGTAACCGCTGCCGAAAAACAAGAGCCAATCATGAAATGCTTCCGATCCTTGGAGTACATCTTCAAGTTTATCATCCAGAGTCGTTTGCTCTTCTCCAGGGCAACGGCGGGACAATATGAAGATAGTTTCAAGAGAGACTTATATTGCGTCTTCGCAGCGCTCAACAAAATGCTCAGCATATCTTGTGATGTGGTGCTGTTGTCTCAGGTGGCCTTGCTCCTATCTATTTCGGCAGTATTTGAGCAGCTTACCGCGGTTTTACCAGTTCTTGAAGTAGCCAGATTAACATGTCAAATGCTTGATTCTCTACCTCGAGAACTGCCGCCACAATTAATGCAAGCTAAGCTATCGGCTATAAAAAATCTAGTAACTTCACAGCTGTTTCAAGATGACGAGAGCCGAAATTTGCTGCTTACTACGATATGCAGACACTTAAGGGTACATTTGAATAGAAGGGAAGAGCTCAGATCTTGCACAGACATATTAGGAGAACTTCTTAGCTTTTTGCATAAACGAGCTCATGATACGAATAAAGTTAACAATTGTATCCATCACGACGTTGAGACACTCAGTCTCTCAATATTGGATAGTTTAATTCAAACGATATTAATCATCATTGACTCCAACAGTCCAAATCTGGGATGTCTAGTCGGCTGTTTAATCGGTCTTCTTCAATTACTTGACGAGTATCACTATTCAAGGCTCTGGGAAGAGTTGACTCATGGCGGCGAACGTAAGCCGTTGAAGGATTTTTTGCTAAGAGTCTTTGTGGTCTTCAGAGATTTAGTCAGACAAGAAGTTTTTCCACCTGATTGGCTGGTCATCAGAATGCAAGCAAACAATATAATTCTGAGGTCACTGCAGGAACTCGCACAGCCCTTAGCATTTAGATTTTTACATGGTAGCTTTGACTCTCAACTCTGGTTAACATACTTCAATTTGGCTGTGGCTTATTTAACACAGCCTTCACTCCAGCTGGAACAATTCTCCGAAGTCAAGAGAGAGAAGATAGTAGAAAAATATGGTGATATGAGAGTATTAATGGGCTTCCAAATACTTTCAATGTGGTCACACCTTGGTGAACGAAAATTAGACTTTATTCCTGGTATGGTAGGACCATTTTTGGAGGTAACCCTAGTACCTGAGAGTGAACTGAGGAAGGCAACCTTGcatattttcttcgatatGATGGAATGCGAGCAACGAGCTAGAGGCAGTTTCAAATCCGTTGAATCGGAGTTAATCGATAAGCTAGACATCCTAATCAGCGAAAATAAAGGGGATGACGAATATCGGCAGCTATTTAATACCAT GGAACATCTCAGTGCTGT actgCTTGATAGAGTTCAATCTGAAGATCCGACATGGAAGGATAGCGGTACAGCATTTATAACATCAGTAACACGTTTGTTGGAAAGACTGTTGGACTATCGAAGCGTTATCCAAGGCGATGAGAATAGAGATAAGCGAATGTCTTGCACCGTCAATTTGTTG aatttttacaaaaacgaGTTTAATCGAAAGGAAATGTATCTTCGTTATATCTATAAACTTCACGACTTGCATCTGGCAGCAGAAAATTACACAGAAGCGGGGTTTACTATGAAATTATATGCCGATCAGCTTGGCTGGGGAGCAACAACTTTGCCACCTGATCACGCACATCCTCAACAACCAGAATGGCAGAGAAAAGAATTGCTCTACCACGaaattatacattattttGACCGAGGCAAATGCTGGGAAAAAGGAATACCTCTGTGCAAAGAATTGGCTATGTTGTACGAATCAAGATTATTTGATTATGCCAAACTTAGCCACATATTACGGACACAGGCAAGATTTCTCGACAATATCCTTACACAACTCAGACCAGAACCAGAATATTTCAGAGTAGGCTTCTATGGACTAAGTTTCCCGCTATTCGTCAGG AATaaactatttatttatcggGGACTGGAATATGAGCGTATTGGTGCTTTCACCCAACGACTGCAAACTGAATTTCCAAGCGCACAAATTCtcatgaaaaattcaccccctGATGAAAGCATCATTTCTTCTGAAGGGCAAT ATATACAAATCTGCAACGTCAAACCGATTCCCGAGGAAGGAAGCTTGGGATATGGCATGTCCGAAGTTCCCGAACGGATAGTAGCATTTTATCTCGTAAACGATGTACGAAAGTTCACTTTCGATCGTCCTTTGCACCGAGGTCCGGTTGAtcgagaaaatgaatttaagtCCTTGTGGATTGAACGGACATTATTAACCACGGAAGCCAAACTTCCGGGTATACTCCGATGGTTTGAagtgatagaaaaaagatcTGAACTACTTGCTCCTGTCCAGTTTGCTTGTGAAACTATGCAAACTGTGGAACGTGAGCTGCGAAGACTTGTTGCACAATATACAGCAGAACCTCACAGAAACATCAATCCCTTTAGTATGAGATTACAGGGAATAATTGACGCCAACGTTATGGGTGGTATAACGAAATACCAGGAAGCATTCTTGATACCAGAATTCTCAAGACAAAATCCAGACGCTATTTCACATGTGAATCGTCTGAGAAGCTTGATCTTAGATCAAATGAGCGTTTTAGAATCAGGTTTACTTCTACATGGACAACTTGCCCCAGCTGGTGTACAACCTCTCCATAAAAGACTTATCGAAAGATTCACTCAACTAAAACAAGGCCTGGGTCCTCTGGCACGTCAAAGAACCGTTCACCAGGACAGTATCATCAA TTCACCCTTGCCCCCATTGCCGACAAATGAGAAGCAGCGCCCAGCTACTTTGGAAACAGCTGGTTCTAGAATATCTCACACAGACAGTGAAGGGCAGTTGGAAGACGAGGGATTCTACACAAGAGTCGATGGGGCTCCACCCCCAATTCCACAAAGAGAGGTCCGACCTCGTTCTGTTGGCTATGGATCAACGCCTCCAAGACCTACGCACCAAAGAACTCTCAGCAAACCGATCAGTCCAAAATTACCTCTAAGACATTCTTTACCCACTCCAACCGATGGAGGTGATCAGACTAATATGAGGAGCTCCTGGAGTGAACCAGGACCCGAACCAGCTCCACCGTTGCCACCAAGAGGATGCA CGCCGGATAAGAGGGAGCCAAATACAAGCTCGGTTGGACCACCTGCTCCACCTAAGCGTCTGGGGCATAAGCGTGCAACAGAATGGAGTACGGACGATGATACCGAACAGCAGAGTGACTCAAACGATCTGAGAGATAGTGGAATATCAACAGCTAGTCTTTCGGACTTGCAATCTCATCTAACAAACTTGAACAATCTAAGCTACGAGGACTTTGAACCCAGGGCAAGATGCAATGATGTAATGAACATCTCTCCACCAACTGTGATAAACGCTTTGAACGTTTCACTaactaatttttccaacagcACATTCCAAAGCTCGCATACCTTTCAAAATAGCTTCCAAGAG GTAAGTCCACCACCGATACCTCCTAAAGCCCATCAAGATGTACCATCAACTCCTTCAACTTTGGAGAGGGCAACAGCCCGTTCTCAGATCTCTGGCCATACAGAAAACTACACGGTACCAAAATTGCAGCCTCTTTCTGTAGCATCAGATACGGAAAGCAGCGTCTAG